One part of the Mya arenaria isolate MELC-2E11 chromosome 3, ASM2691426v1 genome encodes these proteins:
- the LOC128226416 gene encoding histidine-rich glycoprotein-like, protein MSCHAKTHQPHHITSRHATPHHAMQCHPTQPHTTPTHTTPRHVTPHHTMPCHAMPHHPTPPHPTPPHATSRHVTLRHVTPRIARHAMQCHATPCHAKPRHATPRHATPHHATPHQTTPCLANLRHVKPHHTTPRHVTPHHTTPRHATSRHATPRHVTPRHTMQCHATPCHAKPRHATPHHATPHHATPHHTTPCQAKLCHVTPHHTIPRHVTLHHTTPRHAKPNYAMSRHTTPYHAMSRHTTPRHATPNHTTPHFHTIPYRTVQYRSVPYNIIP, encoded by the coding sequence ATGTCGTGCCACGCCAAAACACACCAACCACACCACATCACATCCCGCCATGCCACACCACACCATGCCATGCAATGCCACCCCACCCAACCCCACACCACCCCAACACACACCACACCACGCCACGTCACGCCACACCACACCATGCCATGCCATGCCATGCCACACCACCCaaccccaccccaccccaccccaccccacgCCACGTCACGTCACGTCACGCTACGTCATGTCACGCCACGCATCGCACGCCATGCCATGCAATGCCATGCCACACCATGTCACGCCAAACCTCGCCACGCAACACCACGCCACGCAACACCACATCACGCCACACCACACCAAACCACGCCATGCCTAGCCAACCTACGCCATGTCAAGCCACACCACACCACACCACGCCATGTCACGCCACACCACACCACACCACGCCACGCCACGTCACGTCACGCCACGCCACGTCATGTCACGCCACGCCACACCATGCAATGCCATGCCACACCATGTCACGCAAAACCTCGCCACGCAACACCACACCACGCCACACCACATCACGCCACACCACACCACACCACGCCATGCCAAGCCAAACTATGCCATGTCACGCCACACCACACCATACCACGCCATGTCACGCTACACCACACCACACCACGCCATGCCAAGCCAAACTACGCCATGTCACGCCACACCACACCATACCACGCCATGTCACGCCACACCACACCACGCCATGCCACGCCAAACCACACCACACCACACTTCCATACCATACCGTACCGTACTGTACAGTACCGTAGCGTACCATACAATATCATACCATAA